From the Trichoplusia ni isolate ovarian cell line Hi5 chromosome 1, tn1, whole genome shotgun sequence genome, the window AATGACTAGTAAGCACATGGCCATAGACCAATCACAGTACTCTCCAATAAAGAAATTATGTCAATTACCTAAAGGTAAAAAGAAATGAGAGAACTAATAATGacttttaaattgcattgtaattatttttatggttcGTATTTCTCACTTCatgtgaaaatataaaacaacctCAAAGAACATGTTTTGAAGCTCAGACAGTTGAAATCTTTAGTATTGTGTAAACTTAGATCATTTCTTGGTGGTCATTAGAGGAAGTCcagacaataataataaaaaatatcattttaagcATCTACCATTTGTTGCTTTGTTTGCATACAAAAAGGCAGTGTTTGATATAAAGTAAACTGCGGTACCaacttattttatcatttaactaGCCTAGCATGAGTCAGACTCGCACCAATGGATTTGTTACTATTTTGTCTATAAAatgacaagaaaatattttcttatagccctttaaatatttatgacatgTGTTTTTTTACTCTAGCTTCTAAGCAATTTGCTAATTTTAACTGTTATGTTCATCATGTTCATAATATACAACCTAGTGATAGACAAAGGGGACTTAGTAAGAGGGTTCCATTTTACCCTTTGAACATGTTTTTCtagaaaaaatgtataataataataattggaatAAGTAACCTGACATATAGTTGTCTGCTGTTTCATAGCTACACAACTATCCATAACATCTTTATATCTCTCCTTGTCGGCCTCATGAGCTTTCTGGGTATCCGTGAGTAACTTGTCGATGCGGTTTTTGTATTCTGTAACAACTGAAATGAGGGATGGTCTATAAATAGgggtttcatataaataaatttatcatcatACTATTAAAAGGCATACAATCTGcagaagtaaaaatatattaatgaattaGGGAACGCAATTGAATTTGCTACCTCCTTGCACATGATTTGTATCCTTGTATATATTGCTATGTTCTATATTCTAAAAGGATGGCAAGCCAACATAATAAGTCATTTACCAGTGTGCTTTTttctagcaagtgatgttaccaGCCCCCAGTACTATACATTGCAtcattttaagtgcttttaatctcccttacatttaaatgatagtacaaaatgaaaaatacatatttaatgttaCTTGACAGACTTAACAGATTGATATCATTAGATTAAGACAAATATCCTATTGGCAATGGCAAGGCACCTTCACAACAGCTATACATACCTTGCAAGACTTAGTCGCGAGTGTAACTTAACTATGACAATTTAAGTCTATACATGCTTGACTGTGTGCTAGCCTGACAGGCTATGAGAAACAAAGGAAAATCCTTGTTTTCCTAatattaagtacaaataaaataccagGTTAAATTAAGTACAACAATTGCCCCTTACAATAAACTGATATTGCGTATacactgataaaaataattatttaccgttcaattgatatttaatagAAGTCAGCTCAGATAAACACCGTTCGCCGGACCATTGGGCACTGTCATAACTTTGCTGTAAGTGATTCAAATAGAAGTACACACTCACGAACAGGAATAATATCACTATGAATATTGTTACTTTCTCCTTGAGTTTAAATAATGGAATtgatattatcatttttatagcaGACACAAACCACTCAGATTAACATGCCACTCtgttaaatctattattatgaTGTTTTTTATATACACCTAAAGcatgataaaattgtattagtttgtttatttcagcAGGAACATGTACGAGTTGTATGAATTTGTAATACGATcgcgatttaattttattacactttcAATAAAACACCGACCGCAAAGTGTCAGTCTTGATTTTATATTCTGTCGGACAGTCTGTCCATATTTTGACAGTAATGTCACTAAAATGTCTTCTTGCTGGTAACAGTCCAAAATAAGTCCCAAAAGTTATTgttgttaacaaataatttataaattaataaacaggAACTATTAGACTATCCgttcaatattttcaacattatttaatgttttcataatttcagTTAATTGGTCACATTTCACGCAGTTATTAGAAAAATTAAGCTATAATATTGACAAACAGTAGCGATATACTGGCAACAAAATTATCAACTTCAGACTTCACCGAGGCAGCTGACCAATAGAAAAAGATGGGTTGTTGAAAAtggaatgaatgaatgaaatgaaaagacCTGTTCTTTAGTGCGTCCCCTTACCACGAGAAAATATCGAGAAaacgtaaatgttttattttagtcttgtgATAAAATTATCTCAGAACTGGACGAAAAAAGTGGTGTTTTGTGTGCATTTTTAATGTGTCTGATTATGTTGTAGACTAGTCATACTATTTTATATAGGACTGCTCTTGTCCGACAAATATACGAATTTAATTTCGGAAAACTTTAACACCTAGGAGTGTTGTAAGGGTGTTCgggacatttatttatttattcaattctgAAAGGCACATGTTATCCTTATGATatagtacagtgtctcacaaaacagtacacactgtttgcCTGTgagatcaaaaataaataaagttgacTTATATAATCTaggtattacttaatattaattgtataaagGAGTGTTTCAATGGCagtgtttttatcattattattttttatttattatctagtctcgaatttattttaatttttttctctcTTATGTCCGCGGGCAAACTGTTGAGGATATACgtaatatttttccttaatgTCAAATTTCACTGtgacataaaataaagtcataTCTCAGAACTTATTACCCTAAATGCATAgttttattctaattaatttcctcttattcaaattaactaataattttCGTTTATGAATAGGTAAGGCTTAGGATTGAACAACaagtaatcataataaataaatagccgTTATTGTAAACGATACAAAaatctttagttattttaaagtcagtATTAGGAGATTACCGAAAGCTTATCGGCCGAGAACCTAGATAgtctattgaaatgttttacattTGGGGTCGCGCGTTTTTTAGaggtcacaatttttttttgatgtctGTTGTTAAGCTATAACCAAGTTTGTTGGGCTGCCACGGCCTATTACGCACTATTGTCAAACGGCCGCCATCTTGAAAATAGAAGCAATTGAAATGGTTTTTTAGGAtaacataaactttaaaatatttgtcttataaaataaatattaccattATTTGTTGCAAGTTAAATTCTCTACAACTTTGGTCCAGTTCCTTTTTGATGtagaactataaataaaaagtttacatcagctaaaattttcagaaatttgagtacaaaaaaacaatacatttttatcattttataaaaaaaaatgatctcaGACTGTTTTCGCAGAGAGCTAGAGAGAGAGAGGAACAATTTTTTCTGCTACATTTATTAGCACAAAACACATGTATAACGAGAACGTAACGTATTgtactgaaaaatattattgatgaaAGACCGAAACTGTAATAATTTCCATACGAAATAATATGTACTGTTTTATGAggttttaataatcaaaatatcgaTATATCTTCGAATCGAGTATTCCCATCCTTAACTTATCACACCCACAATCACAAATTATAGTATTGTACGTGTGTAGTGAAGGTAGGCAGAGTACGACCGCGACGTGTCGAGTCGACTCGCACTTGCCACTTCGCGTTCACAGTTACATTGTACTGTAGGGACTCTTTGGTTACATGGCACGTAACATTTGCGTATTATTTATTGTggatgttaataaatatttatcgatacaataattattagaattattccttgtaaaaatatagaaaattatatttaaaccaaAACCATCAAAATGCTAAAAGGTGGTGTGTAAATGAAATAAGCAGCAAGGTACTGTTACTAAACAGTGTGTGCCAGCCAGTACCTGCCAGCGTACTGCATATTGGTgctattttactgttttattattcaagGTAAGAGGAATATTaatgtgtattatatttttttaatctcctTAATACTAATTCCGTCTTTGATTGAAAATTAATTCAGAACTCAAGAAAAGAATTACAAAATGATCGTGCGTTCACGCGCTGAACTTGTACTTGATACTACGTGGTTACGGGTTAGCATGTGACTTGACCCTGCTAATATAGTTATAGATTTACACGACCGTTGTTGAATACCAATATATATGAACTTAGGCCTTTCATTCTATGCAATTGTAGGGTTAACAACGATGCGATTTTACGTAAAACCGCCGCGTTCCTCAAATTAGACTTTGACACCTGCCTGCTTGGCGTGTGTGCGTGTATAAGCGAACGCGTATTTATATCCTATGCGATGCGAATGTGTGACGAGATTTctcttatattttgtaatgttggtttaataatatgaatatttagaTATTAGATATCTGTTATCATTATCATTTCATACAATATTGATGAATTTAactgggatagtttttattttatagtgataGTAGGTATAAGCTTCAGTTTTCTAATCACCTACATTTGAAAACTACTTTCATTTGTTatatttacctacatatttcgaaataatattataacttaatgTTATtagactttttcttttaataggCAGATGATATACtattgttaaatttgttttgacatAACTTTATTTGATAGCTTTTAATTTGTAGcatcaacataatatatttttttactctatgCCTATATTTAAGAGACTGATATAAATGATCAAATAGAGATGCAcacaataatcaaaatataacaCTTAAAAAACCAAATTGGGTTAGTGAAtgcattagaaaaaaaatatttacctacctCTTCCGATAATAACTGAGTGTGGGTATGTACTAAATCTTGTTACACATCAAGAAATCCAAGTAAATGCCACTTTCCACAAACACACAAAACCTTATTGCTGGGTATCActaaatttccttaaaaaaaaaacaaaaatagtttcattgacacaagacttaattaaaataatattttaaaaaatcagcAACATCTTACTCCTTCATAATTTACTGTCACTAACAGTTcatgttaatgaaatttgatttcaATCATGCCTGTGAAGTTTTCATCGTTGGGCACAGACTTAACCTACTTTAGAACATTCAGGTAAACATACAATAGCCGCCAATATGGTCggatcataattaaaaaattaccttTGCTGTGCATAGAGATGTAACTGAGTAACTGTTAGCTGagtaaatattttgctatttctTTTATGATGTTACCGAACTGATTGCTCTTTGACTATATTCTGTTGAGTGTTCTGCTGTGCTGCTAAACAAACATGCTGACAGACGTCCAATCTCTTAGCTGGTACTACAGTCACAAAAATTTGTatagctatatatatatatatatatattgtaatCAGCTCTTAATATACAATAAAGAACAAAGATTTGGGTAACTGTTTTCATGTCTAGTCAATGGGTGTCACTTAAGCTCTTGTGAGGTGTCCTATCGTACAGACATAAGATCAcagtgataataatataaaagtaaacacTGGTTAAAGTCCATGAAAAAGACATAATATGTCTTTTGTGCAAGACTTATTGATTAGGTAACATAATTACATCTACCCTTATTTCTGAGTGTTACATTTATTTCTGAgtgtttgattaaattttaataaggttATCATTAAAATCTTTGTCACTTTTGCATTcccatttaatatttgtaagcGATTAGGCAGGTGATACAGCTAATAActgtctattatatatttttgattgtctgtaatatatttattattattcataatagtAGCCTAGTCAAAGATGCCAAGATTAACTTGCACACCACTAGTTAGTTATGTggaaaaatcctttttttttgttttgcttgcgATGTTGGCCTCTAGCATCCCTTTGCGATTTTCCCAGCACTATGTTTAATTATGGAACTACTAGCTTTTGCTCGCGACTACCTGGCGTAGGTATCGGTTGATAGGATAGAAAAAGTCCCCGTTTGTTATGATTAGTGAAGTCAACAAAATTGCTGTGCGAGAATAAGAGTTATAATAAAGCAGCAAACCGTAAAATACTTATGGTGGTAATTGTGTGAAAACATCACTAATAGTAATGTGcaaacattcacatttaaaGTCTTAGAAAGGTGTAGTACCTTATCTAAGTCTTAAAAAGTATatccatatttttgtttagacaTACTTATCTGATATGTTATCattgttttgattgattttcaGACAGCTTCTGCATAGAAACCCAATTATGCGAATGAGTTTATATgtgttgtaaaaaataaaactaccgacagataaatttatttatacgcCTTAAAATGCTGTATGTGCCTTGCAATAGCCGTACGTAATACTTCTGTGACaaacattgtttataaaaaaagtgcttaattgattattttatgcCGGTGTATAATTTACTGTGGgaagttgttgttttaaattcatttgttctttattcttttgtttcttcacAGGCTGGTAAGGCAACATGGCGGAAGCGCACTCCGCCGTCGCGTTTTCGTTCGCGATCACTCACGACGGGTGGGATGTGAACTTTGACCGCGAGGTTCTCTATCTCGTCTGGGAATCTGGAATACGATCGTGGAAGAAGCGTCTGGCGCGATTCAGGGTTagtatattttaacttaaactaCTGTCATTGTATTTTGTTCTTAGTTTAAGTTATTGACATTGCGTTCTTACGAGAACTGAGAAACAGTGTTTCCattctatttttgtaaattataacgTCATAACGTGCCGGTAATAAGAGAGGTGTACTAATTAAAAGGCAGAGTCGACAGGCTTCAATGTAGATAGTTCGTTTCTGTTTCGATCGATTAAATAAGTGTAGAATCGGCGTTGTGTGAGGATAATAATGTCGTTAATTACTCTTGACGTCAAGAAGGCAGctaaaacgaaatataaatacttttttggtaTCGTTGTACTCAACCTTACGAGAGCTAATATCATAAAATGAACACTTTTGCGTTTGTAGACGCATGGTCGTGTAAGAGGTCAGCTAGTATCTTTCTATCTCGTAGTGCATCTGCACTTGTGAGAAAGTTCACTGAGTTATCAATTTAATGTTTcaagatataattataaagatactAATGCTAATGACTGTATTAGGTCACCACGTTAGTGACCGCTGTACCTACCGCGGCCACACATTTGAACTAAGGAATTTACATAGAATCTTTGTGGCGCCTCAACAAAACCCTTGAATTCCCATTTGAGGGAgaacgaaaaaaataatcaacctaattataattatttattcattagaataaaatagaacTTAACCGCCGGTTTTACACTGCGTCTCTAGCGGACTGCATAATACAAAGAATTTCCTGTTCGTTTTATACCTATAAACGGTTTATAGTACTTGTAATATATTCGTCTATGTAAATTTGTATTGTAATTGCGTCCACAGACGATTTCCTATACGATACTACAAAACTAAATCATTGTGTTTTAAGTTAGAAGCCTAGTACAGGGTAGCTGATACTTGTCACGTCGGGAAGAGCAATGAAGTATAGCCGTCTCTTTCTCATCCAAAGTGCATGTTTTTGGTCTCGCTTCAACGATATTTTACCTCTTTTTCAAATCGCCAAGTTAACcgataaattatttagtacCTGTTCGTTAatcaataaaagttatttatttatagcgcTGTtaatccctacttccctactaatattataaatgcgaaagtaactctgtctgtctgtctgttacgctttcacgtctaaaccactgaactgattttgaaatttggtacagaggtagagtagaccttgagaaagaacataggatagtttttatcccggacttttgaagagttctcttggaaacgcgatataaccaacctcgacgcgggcgaagccgcgggtgaagctgcgggcgaaaagctagtattttataaaactgtattGGTTGAACTTAAAATGCCTAAGTTCTAGAACCAatgatcatattattatatttaccgtATGACTACTAATTTGCACCAATATGTGGCCTAATAAAGCACGACCAGAATACAGCGACTATCCAATATCAGTTGGCATACATATAGTAAAATATCTAGACCGCGTATGAACATATACCGCAACTAAATTGCTACAAACGACTTCCGTTGAGACAGGCTGTCAAAGTCAAGAGTGAACTGTCTTACATTCATGACCATGACTTTCTTAGCTAAGTATCAACCTAATATAACCCTATTGTTTCACAGAATAGCGTCCACAATGGCGTGTACCCCGGTCACCTGCAATCCCTATACGTACTGTGGACGTTGCTTGTGGCCGCGCATTTCGCCGGTTTCAGCGTTCCGTTCGGATTAGTACAAAAAGCATTAGCTGTTTTACCCAGGTAAGTCAAATATGATTATAAactgtgtgtttttgtttttcagaataCTCTGACCTCAGAAGAGCCTTTTGACAGGTCTTAAAATTGACCCAAAAAGTGACAAAATAACGTTATAGACTCGATATAAAAAAGTGACATTAAGAATCTTCAGTAAATGACCTGTTAAAAGGCTTTTTTGTAAGAACGGACGATTATTTGTTGTTGGTTGATGCGCCTAAACCTGAATTATATTTCATGATAGGTCTTTTTGCGCTCTCAAAAAGACCGACTGACTTTTACtgatcaaataataatattaagtaaattttaatacgttttGAATAGAGGAATTATGACATCAGCCATTGAAACGTGTTTTTGTAGCTGTTACTGTTTTAGACCAAAGGTTAAAAAGTCGTTCGTCGTAAATCTTAAAATCGTAATACCACTGACGGCTTTATTCCTAGTTACATAATCATGAACAGTCGAATATTGTGAACAggcagacaaaaaaaataatgtagacAGTTCATCGACAATCGTCTACCAAACTACCTACAAATCCAACGTAGTTATCttataaaggtatattttaatctttcaaCGATCTTAATCGATCAAATTTTATTGCAAACCTTATCGCTGCTAGAATATACAGAACAATACGTAAATGTCACATTCCCCtcttcaaatataataattaaacatttcccTGTTATGCAATCGTTCTTCTACAGGAACAAATGCAGTTGAATAACCATATCAATAACGAACACTTTGTAtcttatcaattttataatttaggtaATCCATAACGTTCTGCGTGACGATTATCTAGCTTATCTTAGTCGCAGATAGCAGATAAATCGCATCCGTATCCATTAATCTAAttcataatgttttaattaattacatgtgATAAGTTTGTCATTATCTTGAAGGGTTACGAGCTATCAGCCCCGCCCACCCAAGCTTTGTATTACCGCTCATTAATGTCGCCAAAAGAACCAACAATACgacgtaaacaaaatatttatccgAATACACAATTTTCTTGCCTTCGAATATGATTTCACAATCATAAATGACTAAGGCGAAACAAAGTGCTGATTACATAAAATCCACTTATCTGTGAAGTATTTGAACAGTCAAGTGCTCTAAAACAGAATTGTATTTATAGTAATTATAGTTTTAGCACTGACTTTGCTATTAGTTATTTGGTATCACTTTCCTTTTTCGAAGACTGTGGTCGCAACACTAGGTGTCGAAAACTGTGCGACGTCTAGGACCCGTACTAAATTTTAAAGCAGGACTATTGCCATTACTAAAGATTGAAGGCGCACAACAATGCACCTATCTACCTACCACCTATACCTGTTCCGCCATAGCAACAGTCCTTTACTTATAGTAAACAAAACGCTGGAGTGCTATAAATAATGCTATAGAGTCAAGACATGTACTAGGAAGTAGAAGGAAAGCCTATTGTATTTGCATGCCCTGAATTGACCGACAAGTATCCATCAACAAAATGACAACGTTAGCATCGCCCAAATTCTTCGTCATTTAACATACAAAGCCGCTATTCAAGGATATTGTCCTCAAACACGCAACCTCTTTGGTTATCCATGTGCACttgagtttataatataattgaatttaatgttatgtAACTCTTAAATTGGTTTTAGCAACTCAACGATGTGGCAAGTCATCGCTTGTTTACTGGCAGCTCTCACCATGTGGCTTACCGTTATATTCCTCATGAGATATCTTCTCAAACTGCTATTAATGTACAAGGTAAAATCAATCTTATGTCCCAaagaattgaattatatttctatataacAGTTTGTAATTTGTTGGTATATTTGTAGGGATGGATGTACGAATCTCGTGCCCCAGGATCAAAGATATCTTTAAAAACTATGCTATGGATAAGTGTAGTAAAAGTATTGTCTGGGTGGAACAAACCCAAATTGTATAGTTTCCAAGGATCTCTACCAAGACTACCGCTACCTGCAGTTAATGATACTATGAAACGGGTAAGAAATACTATTTGTTCATGTAATTTACACAAGTACTTTGTTTACAAACGTCTACATATCTATCATATCttaaaattatctattaatatATATCTGTGTCAAGTGATACATCTCAAAATGTAAATCTTGAACAGCATCTGACttgttatttaagatttttatgtttatgtatattcaCTTTCAGTATCTACATTCTATTGGAAAATAACTCCTATTTAATTCCTTTGCCcccaattattatattgattattcGATTCCAATAGTTTTAGCCACTTTAATGTCATAGGTTTTGTCTACAATATAAGTATACGAAATAtgtgtttgttttctttcagTACCTGACTAGTGTTCGCCCCCTATTGGACGACGACAACTATAAGAGAGTAGAAAGCTTAGCTAAAGAATTCGAAGAGACAATTGCTGTGAAACTACAGAGATACCTCGTGCTAAAGTCATGGTAAGtaaaaaatcaacaataatGGATTTGTAAATGGCctgttattttcaaaatataagcACAAACAAGCATTGATCAAGTTACAGTCTACTATTTAATGAGCTTATAAAATAAGTGTCAGTCAGTCTAAATTACCTTTCATCTCTCCAAGTTTATTGTTTGTGATCAAAAACTCAATTTATGTATACGTCAAGTTCACTATATAAAGTTAATTTCTAGTCTCCTTTTGACGTCGAATATGAACTTAGGCATAACATAAACTCAAACCAATATCTGTAACTAAAGTATAGTAAAAAGTGTTGTTATGTAAAGGTGGTCCAGTAACTACGTGTCAGATTGGTGGGAAGAATACGTGTACCTGCGCGGTCGCTCGCCTCTGATGGTGAACTCTAACTTCTATGGTACTGACGCCATCTTGTTGAGGCCAACCAACATCCAGGCGGCGAGGGCTGGAGTCATAATACATTTGTGTCTGAAATTCAGAAGACTCATCGACAGACAAGAATTGGAACCGGTATGAGcctataattaatacttttgtttAAACCTTCAAGTGAATGCTGTTCGAAGTCAATGTGTACAATGTGTATATActtatatttgcattttaaataaataagcagcGATTTTGTGTTGATATTGTCCCAAATATTATTGGACCTACAGATCACAGAATTTATCCTATTCAAAgtaaagatattataaaaaaaggtataaaatcaCATTGTtgcaagttaaataaatcatgttttattgttaGATAATGCTACAAAACATGGTGCCGCTATGCTCGTGGCAATACGAGAGGCTGTTCAACACGGTGCGCGTGCCTGGCATCGAGCGCGACAAGATCGTCCACTACCAGGACTCCACACACATCACCGTCTATCACAAAGGACGGTACTTCAAAGTGCTGGTCTACTCAAGAGGACGGCTGTTGAAACCCGCTGAGATACAAGTGTGAGTCGTTTTTATTACCAcgttttataaactcacttttttgtttgtttgttgtttcggTTGGATtcttgcaactcaattttgaggcacttgcGGATTGCTTGccttcaaacccgatggcaatgcaatttaaaactataaaaaatgacaaattatgataaaatatgacacttaaaaacgtatttatttctatttcaatacAAGCCTATAGT encodes:
- the LOC113499067 gene encoding uncharacterized protein LOC113499067 encodes the protein MIISIPLFKLKEKVTIFIVILFLFVSVYFYLNHLQQSYDSAQWSGERCLSELTSIKYQLNVVTEYKNRIDKLLTDTQKAHEADKERYKDVMDSCVAMKQQTTICQNQFEDLQIECKKVREDYNKALKELEKYKSTG